The Nocardioides sp. S5 genome includes a window with the following:
- a CDS encoding DUF2177 family protein: MSWVAQYAVAAVVFCVLDLIWLGTVAEDTYARHLGDLLAPSPNVGAAFVFYAIFVAGLLYFVIHPAVAAGSWRRAIGAGGFFGFVTYATWDLTNLAVLRDFPAALVPIDLAWGTFLAATVSVTTYAVAQRLPGWARGSS, from the coding sequence ATGTCCTGGGTCGCGCAGTACGCCGTCGCCGCCGTGGTCTTCTGCGTGCTCGACCTGATCTGGCTCGGCACCGTCGCGGAGGACACCTACGCGCGCCACCTCGGCGACCTGCTGGCGCCCTCACCCAACGTCGGTGCGGCGTTCGTCTTCTACGCGATCTTCGTCGCCGGCCTGCTCTACTTCGTGATCCACCCGGCGGTCGCCGCGGGCTCGTGGCGACGCGCGATCGGCGCGGGCGGCTTCTTCGGCTTCGTCACCTACGCCACCTGGGACCTCACGAACCTCGCGGTCCTGCGCGACTTCCCTGCCGCGCTCGTCCCGATCGACCTGGCGTGGGGCACGTTCCTGGCGGCGACGGTCTCGGTCACGACGTACGCCGTCGCGCAGCGCCTGCCCGGGTGGGCGCGCGGGAGCAGCTGA
- a CDS encoding DUF2087 domain-containing protein, translated as MTRDSDFKDVVRARMAETGEGYAAARAALEGTRSPRREVYEAARAEQERLVGRLFADGRIARVPAKRKVRAAVLLEVVRRFERGRVYSEREVNDVLLGVHEDFAYLRRELVNYRYLEREDGRYRTAAQAPERAAVERQEIPAWEAHWLPGFLADHVR; from the coding sequence ATGACCAGGGACAGCGACTTCAAGGACGTCGTGCGTGCGCGCATGGCCGAGACCGGTGAGGGCTACGCCGCCGCACGGGCCGCCCTGGAGGGGACCCGCAGCCCGCGCCGTGAGGTGTACGAGGCCGCGCGTGCCGAGCAGGAGCGGCTGGTGGGACGCCTCTTCGCCGACGGGCGCATCGCGCGCGTGCCGGCGAAGCGGAAGGTCCGCGCTGCCGTGCTGCTGGAGGTGGTGCGCCGCTTCGAGCGGGGGCGCGTGTACTCCGAGCGCGAGGTGAACGACGTCCTGCTCGGGGTGCACGAGGACTTCGCCTACCTGCGCCGCGAGCTGGTGAACTACCGCTACCTCGAGCGGGAGGACGGCCGCTACCGGACGGCCGCGCAGGCGCCCGAGCGGGCGGCGGTCGAGCGGCAGGAGATCCCGGCGTGGGAGGCCCACTGGCTGCCAGGCTTCCTTGCCGACCACGTGCGCTGA
- a CDS encoding GNAT family N-acetyltransferase: MGDDALTHRVRMAVHDRYVAVNGDHPMTADDDAYVREHFVAATPEAVALMLEGRLPLPSYVLRDGTPMVPAAHGELADIAGGPDRLRRWFTAFWEGDAETGAQEWAHYLSGQEVSLRDVNPVRIRQRDERIAEAAAALDLLRRDPHDETGRGMLGEAVDGVLAVPGLDSLLLPMTAYDRLRFGGPTVRELWVDLPRAELLTPSPPAWPVRTERLLLRPYEPGDAEAFVEAWASEEWTNLLLSRPMNRAEVVEMVRRRLAGASGELVSLVVEHDGVVVGDSMLHLQGTGMSEGEIGWTVLPQHAGRGFATEAAREVLRLGFEHYGLRRIVANLDARNHRSAALCERLGMRREADKVADFWSKGTWTSSYDYALLAEEWRVSPG; encoded by the coding sequence GTGGGAGATGACGCGCTGACCCATCGGGTGCGGATGGCGGTCCACGACCGCTACGTCGCCGTCAACGGCGACCACCCGATGACCGCCGACGACGACGCCTACGTGCGTGAGCACTTCGTCGCGGCGACGCCCGAGGCGGTGGCGCTCATGCTCGAGGGCCGCCTGCCGCTGCCGTCGTACGTCCTGCGTGACGGCACCCCGATGGTGCCCGCGGCGCACGGCGAGCTGGCCGACATCGCCGGTGGCCCCGACCGGCTCCGGAGGTGGTTCACCGCCTTCTGGGAGGGCGACGCAGAGACCGGCGCCCAGGAGTGGGCCCACTACCTGTCCGGGCAGGAGGTCAGCCTGCGCGACGTCAACCCGGTGCGGATCCGGCAGCGCGACGAGCGCATCGCCGAGGCCGCCGCGGCGCTCGACCTGCTGCGCCGCGACCCGCACGACGAGACCGGCCGCGGGATGCTCGGCGAGGCCGTCGACGGCGTGCTCGCCGTGCCCGGGCTGGACTCGCTGCTCCTGCCGATGACGGCGTACGACCGGCTCCGGTTCGGCGGCCCGACGGTGCGCGAGCTGTGGGTCGACCTCCCCCGCGCCGAGCTCCTCACGCCTTCCCCGCCGGCCTGGCCGGTGCGCACCGAGCGCCTGCTGCTGCGCCCCTACGAGCCGGGTGACGCCGAGGCCTTCGTCGAGGCCTGGGCCTCCGAGGAGTGGACCAACCTGCTGCTGAGCCGCCCGATGAACCGCGCCGAGGTGGTCGAGATGGTGCGCCGGCGCCTTGCCGGGGCATCCGGCGAGCTCGTCTCGCTCGTCGTCGAGCACGACGGCGTGGTCGTCGGCGACTCGATGCTCCACCTCCAGGGCACCGGGATGAGCGAGGGCGAGATCGGGTGGACGGTCCTGCCTCAGCACGCCGGACGCGGCTTCGCCACCGAGGCCGCCCGCGAGGTGCTGCGCCTCGGCTTCGAGCACTACGGGCTGCGCCGCATCGTGGCGAACCTCGACGCCCGCAACCACCGCTCCGCCGCGCTATGCGAGCGGCTCGGGATGCGGCGCGAGGCCGACAAGGTCGCCGACTTCTGGTCCAAGGGGACGTGGACCAGCTCGTACGACTACGCGCTCCTCGCCGAGGAGTGGCGGGTGTCGCCCGGCTGA
- a CDS encoding DUF5926 family protein has product MAKKSRNRSTSASTPAAGEVGPRQPCPCGSGKRYKACHGAAGGAAPTFVARPFEGMPSECDVIALRELVPAATAPLTLKDGDRRVRLATLLPGAAPAMVRDSGDVWLGLQVQHAYGNPARDLGAVLELAMATEEPGIIGLLSAPGEGPTLQDLITDTSLDITVHDGFEYWIDDIPERDAGMEAALEQANGGVMPTTRLTSVEAAYWTNVGTKEHLRWVMPHPEDALLDALARLHAAGRDSVVEGSRFVGMFRAHGLLAPVWDLPLGTGAEVLEEPAARFAADLEEALAGEELTAAERSARAGLANRQVTIR; this is encoded by the coding sequence ATGGCCAAGAAGTCGCGCAACCGCAGCACGTCCGCGTCCACCCCCGCTGCCGGCGAGGTCGGCCCCCGCCAGCCCTGCCCCTGCGGCTCGGGCAAGCGCTACAAGGCCTGCCACGGCGCGGCCGGCGGTGCCGCCCCGACCTTCGTGGCGCGCCCCTTCGAGGGCATGCCCAGCGAGTGCGACGTCATTGCGCTGCGCGAGCTCGTGCCCGCGGCCACTGCGCCCCTCACGCTCAAGGACGGCGACCGCAGGGTCCGCCTGGCCACCCTGCTGCCCGGCGCAGCACCGGCCATGGTGCGCGACTCCGGCGACGTCTGGCTCGGCCTGCAGGTGCAGCACGCCTACGGCAACCCGGCCCGCGACCTCGGTGCCGTCCTCGAGCTGGCCATGGCCACCGAGGAGCCCGGCATCATCGGTCTCCTGAGCGCCCCCGGCGAGGGTCCGACCCTCCAGGACCTCATCACCGACACCAGCCTCGACATCACCGTGCACGACGGCTTCGAGTACTGGATCGACGACATCCCCGAGCGCGACGCCGGCATGGAGGCCGCCCTCGAGCAGGCCAACGGCGGCGTGATGCCGACCACGCGGCTCACCTCGGTCGAGGCGGCGTACTGGACCAACGTCGGCACCAAGGAGCACCTGCGCTGGGTCATGCCGCACCCCGAGGACGCGCTGCTGGACGCGCTGGCCCGCCTCCACGCCGCCGGCCGGGACTCGGTGGTCGAGGGCTCGCGCTTCGTGGGCATGTTCCGTGCGCACGGGCTGCTCGCCCCGGTGTGGGACCTGCCGCTCGGCACCGGCGCCGAGGTGCTCGAGGAGCCAGCCGCGCGTTTCGCCGCCGACCTCGAGGAGGCCCTGGCCGGCGAGGAGCTCACGGCAGCCGAGCGTTCCGCCCGGGCCGGGCTCGCCAACCGCCAGGTCACGATCCGGTAA
- a CDS encoding prephenate dehydratase, with protein sequence MNRRIAYQGEPGANSHLVCQQAYPDWEPMPCASFEDAFAAVENGDADLAMIPIDNSIAGRVADIHHFLPTSDLHIVGERFLRIQFSLMALPGANVDSLRTVHSHVHALGQCRGVIRELGLTPVVAGDTAGAAREVAESGDLTQAAIAPPLAAGIYGLQVLREEIEDEDHNTTRFVVLSRDFEQATAGEGPVVTTFIFNVRNLPAALYKALGGFATNGVNMTKLESYMVGGHFTATQFLAEVDGHPDDPGVRNALEELAFFTTEVKVLGVYPADEFRAE encoded by the coding sequence GTGAATCGCCGCATCGCCTACCAGGGAGAGCCCGGTGCCAACTCCCACCTGGTGTGCCAGCAGGCCTACCCGGACTGGGAGCCGATGCCGTGCGCGTCCTTCGAGGACGCCTTCGCGGCGGTGGAGAACGGCGACGCCGACCTGGCGATGATCCCGATCGACAACTCGATCGCCGGCCGGGTGGCCGACATCCACCACTTCCTGCCGACCTCGGACCTCCACATCGTCGGTGAGCGGTTCCTGCGCATCCAGTTCTCCCTGATGGCCCTGCCGGGCGCGAACGTCGACTCGTTGCGCACCGTGCACAGCCACGTCCACGCGCTCGGACAGTGCCGCGGCGTGATCCGCGAGCTCGGGCTGACCCCGGTCGTCGCGGGCGACACCGCCGGCGCGGCCCGCGAGGTGGCGGAGTCCGGCGACCTGACCCAGGCCGCGATCGCCCCACCGCTGGCCGCCGGGATCTACGGCCTTCAGGTGCTGCGCGAGGAGATCGAGGACGAGGACCACAACACCACCCGCTTCGTCGTGCTCTCGCGCGACTTCGAGCAGGCCACGGCCGGCGAGGGCCCGGTGGTGACGACCTTCATCTTCAACGTGCGCAACCTGCCGGCGGCGCTCTACAAGGCGCTCGGCGGCTTCGCCACCAACGGCGTCAACATGACCAAGCTGGAGAGCTACATGGTCGGCGGCCACTTCACCGCCACCCAGTTCCTCGCCGAGGTCGACGGCCACCCCGACGACCCGGGCGTGCGCAACGCGCTCGAGGAGCTCGCCTTCTTCACCACCGAGGTGAAGGTGCTCGGGGTCTACCCCGCCGACGAGTTCCGCGCGGAGTGA
- a CDS encoding YegS/Rv2252/BmrU family lipid kinase, with translation MTPAFRNRSLAWALLTGGLFAVLAYLVTQERAPLDAFDIEGRRLEDWADDSAPLISTLRVVETAFGTIGMTILTVLLALWLVVRRQRWAALLAVVVMSVTALATTVLKSQLGRDRPDWQDALGSHTNFSFPSGHASSSAAFAAILVMLLVLFVRRTSLRRLGITLAVAWWLLVQMDRILLGRHFPSDVIGGTLLALAVFFLALAFIDPRPRSTAANAEPLPEVFTSQRRLAVILNPIKVEDVGQFRATVAEMARESGWSEPTWQYTTIEDPGTGMAERAAVSGADLVMVCGGDGTVREVCAELAGTGIPVGIIPAGTGNLLARNLDVPLYLRSAIDVALNGQDRAIDLVKVGGDNIEDTHFMVMAGMGFDAALMEGVNEDIKKKIGWVAYVVSGLKSLMFPAIKVEIQIDDQEPSVHRARTVVVGNVGFLQAGMPLLPDATIDDGILDVVIIHPRQFLSWITVAMRVLAKSTIVDETLDRRTGSRVRIKAASDTPRQLDGDSIGEGRELHMECIHGRLLVRVPR, from the coding sequence GTGACTCCCGCCTTCCGCAACCGCAGCCTGGCCTGGGCGCTCCTCACGGGAGGCCTGTTCGCCGTCCTGGCCTACCTCGTCACCCAGGAACGCGCTCCCCTCGACGCCTTCGACATCGAGGGCCGCCGTCTGGAGGACTGGGCCGACGACTCGGCGCCCCTGATCTCGACGCTGCGGGTGGTCGAGACGGCCTTCGGCACGATCGGCATGACGATCCTCACCGTCCTCCTGGCGCTCTGGCTCGTCGTACGCCGCCAGCGCTGGGCGGCGCTCCTCGCCGTCGTGGTGATGTCGGTGACCGCCCTCGCGACCACGGTGCTCAAGAGCCAGCTGGGCCGCGACCGGCCGGACTGGCAGGACGCGCTGGGGAGCCACACCAACTTCAGCTTCCCGTCCGGCCACGCCTCCTCCAGCGCCGCGTTCGCCGCGATCCTGGTGATGCTGCTGGTCCTGTTCGTGAGGCGTACGAGCCTGCGCCGCCTCGGCATCACGCTGGCCGTGGCCTGGTGGCTGCTGGTGCAGATGGACCGGATCCTGCTCGGGCGCCACTTCCCGAGCGACGTCATCGGCGGAACCCTGCTCGCGCTGGCGGTCTTCTTCCTGGCCCTGGCCTTCATCGACCCGCGTCCGCGATCGACCGCGGCGAACGCCGAACCGCTCCCGGAGGTCTTCACCTCCCAGCGCCGGCTCGCGGTGATCCTCAACCCGATCAAGGTCGAGGACGTCGGGCAGTTCCGCGCCACGGTCGCCGAGATGGCCAGGGAGTCCGGCTGGTCCGAGCCGACCTGGCAGTACACGACGATCGAGGACCCCGGCACCGGCATGGCCGAGCGCGCCGCGGTCTCCGGCGCCGACCTGGTGATGGTCTGCGGCGGCGACGGCACCGTGCGCGAGGTGTGCGCCGAGCTCGCCGGCACCGGCATCCCGGTCGGCATCATCCCGGCCGGCACCGGCAACCTGCTGGCCCGCAACCTCGACGTCCCGCTCTACCTCCGTTCGGCGATCGACGTCGCGCTCAACGGCCAGGACCGGGCCATCGACCTGGTCAAGGTGGGCGGCGACAACATCGAGGACACCCACTTCATGGTCATGGCGGGCATGGGCTTCGACGCCGCGCTCATGGAGGGTGTCAACGAGGACATCAAGAAGAAGATCGGCTGGGTGGCCTACGTCGTCTCGGGCCTGAAGTCGCTGATGTTCCCCGCGATCAAGGTCGAGATCCAGATCGATGACCAGGAGCCGAGCGTCCACCGTGCCCGCACGGTCGTGGTCGGCAACGTCGGCTTCCTGCAGGCCGGGATGCCGCTGCTGCCCGACGCGACGATCGACGACGGCATCCTCGACGTGGTCATCATCCACCCGCGGCAGTTCCTGTCGTGGATCACGGTGGCGATGCGCGTGCTGGCCAAGAGCACGATCGTCGACGAGACGCTCGACCGGCGCACGGGCTCGCGGGTGCGGATCAAGGCCGCCTCCGACACGCCCCGCCAGCTCGACGGCGACTCCATCGGCGAGGGTCGCGAGCTGCACATGGAGTGCATCCACGGCCGGCTGCTGGTGCGCGTGCCGCGCTGA
- a CDS encoding arginine deiminase has translation MVSHTTAPHGADSEVGRLATVMLHRPGNELKRLTPRNNDRLLFDGIPWVSRAQEEHDAFAATLRERGVEVLYLTELLTETLESELARNHAITSALSGLHLGDTMRRYLAQALRDLSPAELTDVLTSGIRNDEVKGGHGLVTSLLHPHDFLVDPLPNLLFTRDSSVWVRDRVAVTSLAMPARKRETQLTELIYTEHPRFAGTRKIHGWHNEHVEGGDVLLLAPGVIAVGVGERTTPAGVERLARQVFHADLAHTVLAVPIAQERATMHLDTVCTMVDVDKVVMYPNVADTLRAVTVTLEDRGSGESDLTLSVSGSEPFLVAAAKAMQIDTLHQIDTGLDPVTAEREQWDDGNNTLALAPRVAVAYERNDETNDRLEDAGIEVVRIAGSELGSGRGGPRCMSCPISREPLRVD, from the coding sequence ATGGTCTCCCACACCACCGCCCCCCACGGCGCGGACAGCGAAGTCGGCCGGCTGGCCACGGTCATGCTCCACCGGCCCGGCAACGAGCTCAAGCGGCTCACGCCCCGCAACAACGACCGGCTGCTCTTCGACGGCATCCCGTGGGTCAGCCGCGCGCAGGAGGAGCACGACGCGTTCGCCGCGACCCTGCGCGAGCGCGGCGTGGAGGTGCTCTACCTCACCGAGCTGCTCACCGAGACCCTCGAGAGCGAGCTCGCCCGCAACCACGCGATCACCAGCGCGCTGTCGGGCCTGCACCTCGGCGACACGATGCGCCGCTACCTCGCCCAGGCCCTGCGCGACCTCAGCCCCGCCGAGCTGACCGACGTGCTCACCTCGGGCATCCGCAACGACGAGGTCAAGGGCGGCCACGGACTGGTGACCAGCCTGCTCCACCCGCACGACTTCCTCGTCGACCCGCTGCCCAACCTGCTCTTCACCCGCGACTCGAGCGTGTGGGTGCGGGACCGGGTTGCGGTGACCAGCCTCGCGATGCCCGCCCGCAAGCGCGAGACCCAGCTGACCGAGCTCATCTACACCGAGCACCCGCGCTTCGCCGGCACCCGCAAGATCCACGGCTGGCACAACGAGCACGTCGAGGGCGGCGACGTCCTGCTCCTCGCGCCCGGTGTGATCGCCGTCGGCGTCGGTGAGCGTACGACGCCCGCCGGGGTGGAGCGGCTGGCCCGCCAGGTCTTCCACGCCGACCTCGCGCACACCGTGCTGGCCGTGCCGATCGCGCAGGAGCGCGCGACGATGCACCTCGACACCGTCTGCACGATGGTCGACGTCGACAAGGTCGTGATGTATCCCAACGTCGCCGACACGCTCCGCGCGGTGACGGTGACCCTCGAGGACCGTGGCTCGGGCGAGTCCGACCTGACGCTGAGCGTCAGCGGGTCCGAGCCGTTCCTCGTCGCGGCCGCCAAGGCGATGCAGATCGACACGCTGCACCAGATCGACACCGGCCTGGACCCGGTCACCGCCGAGCGCGAGCAGTGGGACGACGGCAACAACACGCTGGCGCTCGCGCCGCGGGTCGCCGTCGCCTACGAGCGCAACGACGAGACCAACGACCGGCTCGAGGACGCCGGCATCGAGGTCGTGCGGATCGCCGGCTCCGAGCTCGGCTCGGGTCGCGGCGGGCCGCGCTGCATGAGCTGCCCGATCTCGCGCGAGCCGCTCAGGGTGGACTGA
- a CDS encoding glycerophosphodiester phosphodiesterase family protein, which produces MRRTPRIRRPRESRTRPQVVAHRGSSHDTAEHTLAAYVKALDEGADALECDVRLTADGHLVCVHDRDLRRTASTTGLVSTMNLAELDELDFASWKSPWSDLDDEAPDRDPADGKVLTLRKLLEMVADYDRHVELAIETKHPTRYGGLVERRLVETLGDFGWDRAGSPARVMSFSLNAVSRVRRLAPGLEVVMLVDKAHHWPVLRPVVDDDWIIGPGIKELREHPGLGRHLVKAGREIHVWTVNTADDLEICLDLGVTAVISDRPAHILELLDR; this is translated from the coding sequence ATGCGTCGTACGCCGCGCATCCGGCGCCCCCGTGAATCCCGCACCCGACCGCAGGTGGTCGCCCACCGGGGCAGCAGCCACGACACGGCCGAGCACACGCTCGCGGCCTACGTGAAGGCCCTCGACGAGGGCGCCGATGCCCTCGAGTGCGACGTCCGGCTCACCGCGGACGGCCACCTCGTGTGCGTGCACGACCGCGACCTGAGGCGTACGGCGTCCACCACGGGGCTGGTGTCGACGATGAACCTCGCCGAGCTCGACGAGCTCGACTTCGCGTCGTGGAAGAGCCCGTGGTCCGACCTCGACGACGAGGCCCCGGACCGGGACCCCGCGGACGGCAAGGTCCTCACCCTGCGCAAGCTCCTCGAGATGGTCGCCGACTACGACCGGCACGTCGAGCTGGCCATCGAGACCAAGCACCCCACCCGCTACGGCGGGCTGGTCGAGCGACGCCTGGTGGAGACGCTGGGCGACTTCGGCTGGGACCGGGCGGGGTCCCCGGCCCGGGTGATGAGCTTCTCGCTCAACGCCGTGAGCCGTGTACGCCGCCTCGCGCCGGGGCTCGAGGTCGTGATGCTCGTCGACAAGGCGCACCACTGGCCGGTGCTGCGCCCGGTCGTCGACGACGACTGGATCATCGGCCCCGGCATCAAGGAGCTGCGCGAGCACCCCGGCCTGGGGCGCCACCTGGTCAAGGCGGGGCGCGAGATCCACGTGTGGACCGTCAACACCGCCGACGACCTCGAGATCTGCCTCGACCTCGGGGTGACGGCCGTGATCAGCGACCGCCCGGCCCACATCCTCGAGCTGCTCGACCGCTGA
- a CDS encoding DUF4446 family protein yields the protein MLVLSVVAVVLAALACVLAGLALRRTPSRSGGDGVEALPEDVHGLRQEVAALKAESSDALRHLSVVRYDAFGDVGGHLSWSLAVLDDAGHGVVLTSIHGRSEARTYAKSISSWMCEQQLSPEEEEAIEHARP from the coding sequence GTGCTCGTGCTCTCCGTCGTCGCCGTCGTCCTCGCCGCCCTGGCCTGCGTGCTCGCCGGGCTCGCCCTGCGGCGTACGCCGTCGCGCTCCGGCGGTGACGGGGTCGAGGCGCTGCCCGAGGACGTGCACGGCCTGCGCCAGGAGGTCGCGGCCCTCAAGGCGGAGAGCTCCGACGCGCTGCGCCACCTCTCCGTCGTGCGCTACGACGCCTTCGGCGACGTCGGCGGTCATCTCAGCTGGAGCCTGGCGGTGCTCGACGACGCCGGCCACGGGGTCGTGCTGACGTCGATCCACGGTCGCAGCGAGGCCCGCACCTACGCCAAGTCGATCTCCTCCTGGATGTGCGAGCAGCAGCTCTCGCCGGAGGAGGAGGAGGCGATCGAGCACGCGCGTCCCTGA
- a CDS encoding adenylate/guanylate cyclase domain-containing protein → MGEARPTAEAPAALDVPDGTARAMEAFLLGQEPSLTRVQVAERAGVPLELAVTLWHHLGFPHHHDDDVAFAESDVEALRLSADLVEMGILPPDSQAALVRTWGRSYARLAEWQTALLAELAVEGGDPAAALTELTSDVLPRVEALQSYVWRRHLASASQHLLEHATTLTSGTGEARMSVCFIDIVGYTTQSRSLDGAELVEWIDRFEQDTTTLVVDHGGQVIKTIGDEVLFTVADPAAAVTIATRLTARGDDPDDPFPAVRAGIAHGAVVRRLGDVFGSTVNAASRLTSAARPGTVLVDIGVRETLTETVEEGDDGEDASPWRWRRLRRVSAKGFKNLEAWRVRPAPVRE, encoded by the coding sequence GTGGGCGAGGCGCGTCCCACGGCGGAGGCACCTGCGGCGCTCGACGTGCCGGACGGGACGGCCCGCGCCATGGAGGCGTTCCTGCTCGGGCAGGAGCCGAGCCTGACCCGGGTGCAGGTCGCCGAGCGGGCCGGGGTGCCGCTCGAGCTGGCAGTGACGCTGTGGCACCACCTCGGCTTCCCGCACCACCACGACGACGACGTCGCCTTCGCCGAGAGCGACGTCGAGGCGTTGCGGCTGAGCGCCGACCTGGTCGAGATGGGCATCCTGCCGCCGGACTCGCAGGCGGCGCTCGTCCGCACCTGGGGCCGCAGCTACGCCCGGCTCGCGGAGTGGCAGACCGCGCTGCTGGCCGAGCTGGCGGTCGAGGGCGGTGACCCCGCCGCGGCGCTCACCGAGCTCACCTCCGACGTGCTGCCGCGCGTCGAGGCGCTCCAGAGCTACGTCTGGCGCCGCCACCTGGCGAGCGCGTCGCAGCACCTGCTCGAGCACGCCACCACCCTGACGAGCGGCACCGGCGAGGCGCGGATGTCGGTCTGCTTCATCGACATCGTCGGCTACACCACCCAGAGCCGCAGCCTCGACGGCGCCGAGCTCGTCGAGTGGATCGACCGCTTCGAGCAGGACACCACGACCCTCGTCGTCGACCACGGCGGCCAGGTCATCAAGACCATCGGCGACGAGGTGCTCTTCACCGTCGCCGACCCCGCGGCCGCCGTGACCATCGCCACCAGGCTCACCGCGCGCGGAGACGACCCCGACGACCCGTTCCCCGCCGTCCGCGCCGGCATCGCCCACGGAGCCGTCGTACGCCGCCTCGGAGACGTCTTCGGCTCCACCGTCAACGCCGCCTCCCGCCTCACCTCGGCCGCCCGGCCGGGCACCGTGCTGGTCGACATCGGGGTCCGCGAGACCCTGACGGAGACAGTTGAGGAGGGCGACGACGGTGAGGACGCCTCACCCTGGCGCTGGCGCAGGCTGCGGCGGGTGTCGGCCAAGGGCTTCAAGAACCTCGAGGCCTGGCGGGTCCGACCGGCCCCCGTGCGGGAGTGA
- a CDS encoding cyclic nucleotide-binding domain-containing protein, with the protein MTDSILDALEPADAQRVLAAGNALRLPQGWSPIAESTPADKAYLITEGEVSVRKGGVEIATLGPGAVVGETAIVHRTLRSATVVALTPLRVVHFTSERLEQLADEVPAFGAALRAAAAGRAAGG; encoded by the coding sequence ATGACTGACTCGATCCTCGACGCCCTGGAGCCCGCCGACGCCCAGCGCGTCCTGGCTGCCGGCAACGCCCTGCGCCTGCCCCAGGGCTGGTCGCCCATCGCCGAGAGCACGCCCGCCGACAAGGCGTACCTCATCACCGAGGGCGAGGTGTCGGTGCGCAAGGGGGGCGTCGAGATCGCCACCCTCGGCCCCGGGGCCGTGGTCGGGGAGACCGCGATCGTCCACCGCACGCTCCGCTCGGCCACCGTCGTCGCGCTGACGCCCCTGCGGGTCGTGCACTTCACCAGCGAGCGGCTCGAGCAGCTCGCCGACGAGGTCCCGGCGTTCGGGGCCGCCCTGCGCGCCGCTGCCGCCGGGCGTGCGGCAGGCGGCTGA
- a CDS encoding TMEM165/GDT1 family protein: MIDLLVVALAFGAIFVVELPDKTFIATLVMSTKMRPLFVWIGVGLAFLVQTGIAVGLGKAASFLPEQLIQTVAALLFLIGAVILFREARSADDDEADQEEEYAAKADPAAHGFRVVATSFLVLFAAEWGDLSQLLTISLVAKYDDPVSVFLGAWGALLAVSGLAVLVGRLLLQRIRLSLLHYVGATVCVLMAVLTVWEMTR, translated from the coding sequence GTGATCGATCTCCTCGTGGTGGCCCTCGCCTTCGGCGCCATCTTCGTCGTCGAGCTGCCCGACAAGACCTTCATCGCCACGCTGGTGATGTCGACGAAGATGCGCCCGCTCTTCGTCTGGATCGGCGTCGGTCTCGCCTTCCTCGTCCAGACCGGCATCGCGGTCGGCCTCGGCAAGGCGGCGTCCTTCCTGCCCGAGCAGCTGATCCAGACCGTTGCCGCGCTCCTCTTCCTCATCGGCGCGGTCATCCTGTTCCGCGAGGCGCGCTCGGCCGACGACGACGAGGCCGACCAGGAGGAGGAGTACGCCGCGAAGGCCGACCCCGCCGCCCATGGCTTCCGGGTGGTCGCCACCTCGTTCCTGGTGCTCTTCGCCGCCGAGTGGGGTGACCTGTCGCAGCTGCTGACCATCTCGCTGGTCGCGAAGTACGACGACCCGGTGTCGGTGTTCCTCGGCGCGTGGGGCGCGCTGCTCGCGGTCTCCGGCCTCGCCGTCCTCGTGGGCCGCCTGCTGCTCCAGCGGATCAGGCTCTCGCTGCTCCACTACGTGGGTGCCACGGTCTGCGTCCTGATGGCAGTCTTGACGGTGTGGGAGATGACGCGCTGA